The following proteins are co-located in the Besnoitia besnoiti strain Bb-Ger1 chromosome Unknown contig00007, whole genome shotgun sequence genome:
- a CDS encoding apyrase (encoded by transcript BESB_072320), with the protein MDAGPTLFVAPAKLSRSGSFSLLSSPRMYPSARAAPSVTSSAPELPFASRAASFFLRVSAWPPRPGLFCLFSLFVTLLLLARAWRLTRLLPPPSFARPREADLSLVRTGSVTDAHEKAKGERNEEIAIRSRWTASRRAEDRDEEVRQNPHSYAADSNAETASLASNAKQGGQSERWPQSETLLRGGRRRGAESAVAAAEPERETRAPSAGRDEGFRHDGASAPVAEESAARPAAVCGASAATPCSVIFMADLDVESRVEAADGEGLARPGELLFKSYALRAELYRHPPIPAAASGESDGAPAAPAAEARRTEEVSQAPFHFAFDARGHDVLYGRHNEGGRGLELSELVAFNGELLTFDDRTGIVYSFRPSERSLIAKWLLVEGDGRSSAKGMKIEWATVKGNQLFVGSFGKEYTDNHGNILHRHNTWVVIIDERGGISRQNWDDHYQAMKKALGVTYSGYVIHEAINWSDALNRWVVLPRRVSHEQYHEVQDEHRGSNKLLLCSDDFSEIDVVDIQTPPPLDPRKGFSSFKFVPGTGDKVILAVKSLEDSVEHLQKSFVTIFDITGKVLLPDLPFPHDSKYEGVAFL; encoded by the exons ATGGACGCGGGTCCCACGTTATTCGTGGCGCCTGCGAAGCTCTCTCGCTCGggttctttttctctcttgtcttcgccgcggaTGTATCCTtcggctcgcgctgcgccgtccgttacctcctccgcgcccgagcTGCCCTttgcctcgcgggcggcctcgTTCTTCTTGCGGGTCTCCGcctggccgccgcgccccgggctcttctgtctcttctcgctcttcgtcaCGCTCCTGCTCCTCGCCAGAGCCTGGCGGCTGACACGTTTGCTTCCGCCACCGagcttcgcgcggcctcgcgaagCCGACCTCTCGCTCGTCCGCACGGGTTCCGTGACAGACGCGCACGAGAAGGCCAAAGGTGAGAGAAACGAGGAAATCGCCATTCGCAGCCGATGGACAGCCAGCAGACGTGCCGAAgaccgcgacgaggaggtgCGGCAGAATCCGCATTCATACGCCGCAGACTCTaacgcggagacggcgagcctGGCTTCGAATGCGAAGCAGGGCGGGCAAAGCGAGCGATGGCCTCAGTCAGAAACACTGCTAAGGGgcggccgacgccgaggcgcggagtCCGCGgttgccgcggcggagccggagagagagacgcgcgcgccttcagcggGACGCGACGAAGGCTTCCGCCATGATggagcgtcggcgcctgttgcagaggagagcgcggcgcgtcccgcagcggtctgcggcgcgtctgcggcgactCCGTGTTCGGTGATTTTCATGGCCGACCTCGACGTCGAGagccgcgtggaggcggctgACGGCGAGGGTCTGGCGCGGCCTGGGGAGCTCCTTTTCAAGAGCtacgcgctgcgcgcggagctctACAGGCATCCGCCGATTCCTGCGGCGGCTTCGGGCGAATcagacggcgcgcccgctgctccggcagcggaggcgcggcggacggaggAGGTATCGCAGGCGCCGTTTCACTTTGCAttcgacgcgcgcgggcaCGACGTGCTGTATGGCAGACACAACGAAGGCGGCCGAGGGCTGGAGCTGTCGGAGCTCGTCGCGTTCAACGGCGAGCTGCTCACCTTCGACGACCGGACTGGGATCGTCTACAGCTTCCGCCCCTCCGAGAGGAGTCTGATCGCCAAGTGGCTGCTGGtggaaggcgacggccgctcCAGCGCAAAGGGCATGAAGATCGAGTGGGCCACCGTCAAGGGAAACCAACTCTTCGTGGGTTCCTTCGGCAAAGAATACACAG ACAATCACGGCAACATCCTCCACCGGCACAACACGTGGGTTGTGATCAtcgacgagcgcggcgggaTCTCGAGGCAGAACTGGGATGATCACTACCAGGCCATGAAAAA GGCGCTGGGCGTTACCTATTCGGGTTACGTGATTCACGAGGCGATCAACTGGAGCGATGCGCTGAATCG ATGGGTtgtcctcccgcgccgcgtgaGTCACGAGCAGTACCACGAAGTCCAGGACGAG CACCGCGGGAGCAACAAACTTCTGCTGTGCAGCGATGACTTCAGCGAGATTGACGTTGTCGACAtccagacgccgccgccgctcgatCCGCGGAAAGGGTTTTCGTCGTTCAAATTCGTCCCTGGAACGGGCGACAAG GTGATTTTGGCGGTGAAGTCGCTCGAGGATTCCGTCGAGCACCTTCAGAAGTCCTTCGTGACGATTTTCGACATCACGGGGAAGGTCCTGCTTCCCGACCTGCCGTTCCCCCACGACAGCAAATACGAAGGCGTCGCGTTTCTCTGA
- a CDS encoding uncharacterized protein (encoded by transcript BESB_072290), translating to MAALRVFLTTCAVAALSVPGGESSFGAHIADVTGARRQQNRPWAPQRGPPLHQGQHRMPHQQPTQGVPAGQPGQPVVVVTSGGTPVLVEMPGHAGANNTIPGSMPSGYNGASSYTTPAPLFVYAGPPFDAGHPGYPAPHAGHPGYPAPDGSHPGYPAPDGSDPGYPAPDGSDPGYPAPHASYPGYPAPHAGHPGYPTPHAGYPGYPAPHAGHPGYPTPHAGYPGYPAPGAGYGGYAPAAPGYPLYPAPNQAVYGLPQQAPYPNTQTLYLGGGERAPGGYDRFYGYLETAPASEHPRDHINATQGRSAHDEAANARNPGHGREHSSVVPPPHSSYVPYYLEGRAAGSNYQQAGGFDIYSFKYPQVQETEEELPTGTPGGATRGDPYLSEAGEAKQASEGSRAKKRVLALLGVAATVAAGAAARKAFAKRSSTEEGSTDHEKSTEMARPPPYADKPPSYAELMEELRGMRN from the coding sequence ATGGCAGCCCTCCGAGTCTTTCTTACCACATGCGCGGTCGCAGCCCTCTCCGTCCCCGGGGGGGAAAGCAGCTTCGGCGCTCATATTGCGGACGTCACTGGCGCAAGGCGCCAACAGAACCGGCCGTGGGCTCCACAGAGAGGCCCGCCGCTTCATCAGGGTCAGCATCGGATGCCGCATCAGCAGCCGACTCAAGGCGTGCCGGCTGGACAGCCTGGGCAGCCGGTCGTCGTCGTGACCAGTGGCGGGACACCTGTATTGGTTGAGATGCCTGGGCACGCTGGTGCGAATAACACCATTCCAGGAAGCATGCCCTCGGGTTACAACGGTGCTTCCTCGTACACGACTCCCGCGCCTTTGTTCGTATATGCAGGTCCTCCTTTTGATGCTGGTCACCCTGGATATCCCGCTCCTCATGCGGGTCACCCTGGATATCCCGCTCCTGATGGTAGTCACCCTGGATATCCCGCTCCTGATGGTAGTGACCCTGGATATCCCGCTCCTGATGGTAGTGACCCTGGATATCCCGCTCCTCATGCGAGTTACCCTGGATATCCCGCTCCTCATGCGGGTCACCCTGGATATCCCACTCCTCATGCGGGTTACCCTGGATATCCCGCTCCTCATGCGGGTCACCCTGGATATCCCACTCCTCATGCGGGTTACCCTGGATATCCCGCTCCTGGTGCGGGTTATGGTGGATacgcccctgcggcgccgggctATCCGCTGTACCCTGCTCCCAATCAGGCTGTGTATGGTCTCCCGCAGCAGGCCCCCTACCCAAATACCCAGACGCTCTACCTTGGTGGCGGAGAGCGTGCTCCCGGGGGGTATGACCGTTTCTACGGGTACCTGGAaacagcgccggcgagcgagcaCCCCCGCGACCACATCAACGCAACGCAGGGGCGCTCTGCGCatgacgaggcggcgaatgCGCGCAATCCAGGTCACGGTCGTGAACACTCCAGTGTTGTGCCGCCACCCCATTCATCTTATGTGCCGTATTACCTGGAAGGTCGTGCGGCAGGTTCGAACTATCAACAGGCAGGCGGCTTTGACATCTATTCGTTTAAATACCCGCAAGtgcaggagacagaggaggagctgccgACTGGCACCCCTGGGGGCGCGACGCGGGGGGATCCGTACCTCTCTGAGGCAGGGGAGGCCAAACAGGCGTCCGAGGGGAGTCGGGCTAAGAAACGTGTTTTGGCTCTGTTGGGAGTAGCTGCTACGGTGGCAGCAGGAGCGGCTGCAAGGAAGGCATTCGCGAAACGCTCCAGCACCGAAGAAGGGAGCACCGATCATGAGAAATCGACTGAGAtggcgcgaccgccgccttaTGCTGACAAACCGCCTTCGTACGCGGAGCTGATGGAAGAGCTTAGAGGAATGCGGAACTAA
- a CDS encoding uncharacterized protein (encoded by transcript BESB_072280): MEPLVVRRKLASFFAATLGLVATTVVSMIAGSAVPTMYGSTHIFASAVALSPNGPSASTPPPGPTGGQSTVPASPAQTSASSQPPANENCPAALARTRGSREGKAKASRRRSGGFLCEGNSGQASVEEGEVNLCGSVVLHDEESQEAQPACPGARRRAPSRDARPPTDFGRRAPLAFAWGWKRAQDKLPHLLAFVGEECEYCRRMQAVEKAVEALLSGVKIHRLEVWHNALNFELLQELDRGGKCGGLPFYFNMRTLQWICGATTKTNLLAWAADQPCRPHEPPALQAEDLEVLNRRTGALARMMRRVDKMRHDSEKAVHQTLLKQRQEREREVAEERRRQRERDHPSKRKE, from the exons ATGGAGCCTCTTGTTGTCCGACGCAAGCttgcttctttcttcgcggCAACCCTCGGGTTGGTTGCCACCACGGTCGTGTCCATGATCGCTGGGTCCGCGGTGCCGACAATGTACGGAAGCACGCATATTTTTGCCAGCGCCGTAGCCCTTTCGCCGAACGGCCCTTCTGCCTCGACACCACCACCCGGCCCCACTGGAGGCCAGTCCACAGTGCCTGCGTCACCGGCACAAACTTCCGCAAGCAGCCAGCCTCCCGCTAATGAAAACTGtcccgccgctctcgcccgtACCCGCGGCTCACGCGAGGGCAAGGCAAaggcgtctcggcggcgtTCGGGGGGATTTCTGTGTGAAGGCAACAGCGGCCAAGCCAGTgtagaggagggagaggtcAACTTGTGTGGCTCCGTGGTGCTTCACGACGAAGAGAGCCAAGAAGCTCAGCCAGCGTGCCCaggtgcgcggcggcgggcgccgtcaagagacgcgcgacctCCGACAGACTTTGGACGCcgtgcgccgctcgccttcgcgtgggGGTGGAAGAGGGCGCAAGACAAGCTCCCGCATCTTCTCGCATTTGTTGGGGAAGAGTGCGAATACTGCAGA AGAATGCAAGCTGTCGagaaggctgtggaggctcTTCTGTCTGGCGTCAAAATTCACCGCCTGGAGGTGTGGCATAACGCGCTCAACTTCGAG CTGCTGCAAGAGCTCGATCGCGGCGGAAAGTGCGGTGGCCTCCCCTTCTACTTCAACATGCGAACCCTCCAGTGGATTTGTGGAGCGACCACAAAGACTAATCTCCTCGCGTGGGCGGCTGACCAACCGTGCAG GCCGCACGAACcaccggcgctgcaggcagaAGATTTAGAGGTGCTCAACCGACGCACA GGAGCGCTGGCGCGCATGATGAGACGCGTCGACAAAATGCGACAcgacagcgagaaggcggtGCACCAGACGCTTCTGAAGCAGCgacaggagcgcgagcgcgaggtgGCGGAAGAACGGAGGCGTCAGCGTGAGCGTGATCACCCCTCGAAAAGGAAAGAGTGA
- a CDS encoding uncharacterized protein (encoded by transcript BESB_072300), translating into MFLASHPTALTASAVGKTPFPVLTAYKAKSFGLISAPNMHWSASIAFQFAGEAPEAANEAASPEGAEEVNPDVIEHSGEELKDPLGFEALISMLGKDMDLDMDHGGLSKITQVLQELTTHLDESHKQQSEGGKAHPVLKKVLSQRTHDRMVTALQKMYSDVPRQEINDQLHAVMALLNNLKVDPGMSAESLLEKTAMHLGIELTPDVFEDMKKHMGWAARLLGGMSPHVLGDDKAEEL; encoded by the exons ATGTTCCTCGCCAGCCACCCGACGGCGCTGACGGCGAGTGCGGTTGGCAAGACCCCTTTCCCAGTCTTGACCGCATATAAGGCGAAGTCTTTCGGGCTGATTTCGGCACCCAACATGCACTGGAGCGCGTCGATCGCGTTCCAGTTCGCTG gagaggcgccggaggcggcaaACGAGGCGGCCAGTcccgaaggcgcagaggaggtcAACCCCGATGTGATTGAgcacagcggagaggagctGAAGGACCCCCTTGGGTTTGAAGCCCTCATCAGTATGCTTGGAAAGGACATGGACCTCGACATGGATCACGGCGGCCTGTCAAAAATCACACAAGTCCTCCAGGAGCTGACAACGCACCTCGATGAGTCCCACA aacAGCAGTCGGAGGGTGGGAAGGCGCACCCCGTCCTGAAGAAGGTTCTCTCGCAGCGCACGCATGACAGAATGGTGACTGCGCTCCAGAAGATGTACTCCGACGTGCCTCGACAGGAAATCAACGACCAGCTCCACGCCGTCATG GCGCTTCTGAACAACCTGAAGGTAGATCCCGGCATGTCTGCGGAGAGCCTGTTGGAGAAGACTGCGATGCACCTCGGCATCGAGCTGACTCCGGACGTGTTCGAGGACATGAAGAAGCACATgggctgggcggcgcggctcctgGGCGGCATGTCGCCTCACGTCTTGGGCGACGACAAGGCTGAGGAGCTCTAA
- a CDS encoding CRAL/TRIO domain-containing protein (encoded by transcript BESB_072310) — translation MNQAAVLALLVFHFFTVVLPICLVLLHVLLGALFILFLVRVMPQGGNVAALVRGLMETDVAEATEGEGVPCSQPAAGPGDRDATAGENAFHALWRVLSVYRRTFRAERSPGDAGERRPQGGDEGRGVENARSSQIPGTAWERGLAGGPGSLPSPEHLLPYIPADAELVVNAGENEAATSLRRRKEDVYTKLHNVLLGLPPPIVTSVQPPPYALPLDALLFNPTASHTHLRFPRAQGHPLLLRQIFLHVPLSRREQRWLDALHVLLKQDFGEPFPPRSSAAKGTARAPRAERPLPEGREEATPPEKPKEGAETSELQTKPVDEGRPLGGERRASDRSTEAPTAAASPGRSASASRRDSGDVAGRQKREAGGAEAARPPEGQAEEESEDIFSDKAESAEAGARRRGSSEDFSCFLRSLDRQWTTTPLAEGETASLQGDQDDDDFESFIEAVELSRATCSSAAHAAAHRGMGSKEKKGAGKGDAPAPYPSLLEPALLRVLWLIFRKQSRKFAPPGPPESSADHHPASPLGATPAAQAHKKDEPLPSGASRASKVILTRDEEARRAEGAAEDERPHRAGEGRASSAAREGRGTGLKAGEAKGTDGRYADSGMTEEEEVAEARELAREAAAHVGKMVAFRREVFPLSDRETALAKDLQKGLLYWCGRDVAMRPVLVLNLLKLDAEVMELSRFLRLLLFVFEWGLRYLMVPGKVETCVVLLDLREVSLWSLPYSCLQTLVQTLTLQYPFRLRKMFVLHDSRLINGMWNLAKAFLTDVQQAKVATFKVEKGKQNPQLTEELLHLVHPSQLEAKFGGTRPNIADDFYPFPLAPPEPLLRRSKTGAVCKQASDLLTSFGVTWDGGCRLPVQWSTVVAAAILRSPAVRQQSHLVHLASAASLNSWSSASPSALPSRAERSSSLLSARDAPEAEAPEERNEKSQTRRC, via the exons ATGAACCAAGCCGCTGTGCTGGCTCTCCTTGTCTTCCACTTCTTTACTGTCGTGCTGCCGATCTGCCTCGTGCTTCTCCACGTTCTCCTTGGGGCGCTGTTCATTCTCTTCCTGGTCAGAGTGATGCCGCAGGGCGGGAACGTGGCGGCGCTTGTGCGCGGTCTGATGGAGACCGacgtggcggaggcgacagagggcgagggcgtccCCTGCTCCCAACCAGCAGCTGGCCctggcgaccgcgacgcGACCGCGGGCGAGAACGCGTTCCACGCTCTCTGGAGAGTGCTCAGCGTCTACCGCCGGACGTTCCGCGCGGAGCGGAGCCCGGgggacgccggcgagaggcggcctcaaggaggcgacgaggggcgAGGGGTCGAGAATGCGCGCTCGTCGCAAATACCTGGAACCGCGTGGGAGCGAGGGCTGGCTGGAGGGCCGGGCTCGCTGCCTTCCCCGGAACACCTGCTTCCCTACATtccggcagacgcggagtTGGTGGTGAACGCAGGGGAGAACGAGGCGGCGacttcgctgcgccgccggaagGAAGACGTGTATACGAAGCTTCACAACGTCCTCCtggggctgccgccgccgatcGTCACGTCGGTCCAGCCTCCGCCGTACGCACTGCCCTTGGATGCGCTGCTCTTCAACCCGACTGCCTCCCACACGCACCTGCGGTTCCCGCGCGCACAGGGTcacccgctgctgctgcgacaAATCTTCCTCCacgtgcctctctcgcgccgcgagcagcgctGGCTTGACGCCCTCCACGTTCTGCTGAAGCAAGACTTCGGCGAGCCGTTCCCCCCCCGGTCGTCCGCCGCCAAAGGCACGGCTCGCGCTCCACGGGCTGAGAGGCCTTTGCCGgaagggcgcgaggaggcgacccCGCCTGAGAAGCcgaaggagggcgcggagacatCTGAGTTGCAGACTAAACCCGTGGACGAGGGCAGACCCCTTgggggggagagacgcgcgagcgaccgCAGCACCGAGGCGCccaccgccgcggcctcgcccggGCGCAGTGCATCCGCGAgccggagagacagcggcgacgtGGCTGGGCgtcagaagagagaggcgggtggcgcagaggccgcgcgccctcccgAGGGAcaggcagaagaggagagcgaagacatATTCTCGGAtaaggcggagagcgcggaggcgggcgctcgccgcagaggctccTCTGAGGATTTTTCGTGTTTCCTGCGCTCACTCGACAGGCAATGGACTACAACGCCGCTGGCTGAGGGCGAGACCGCGTCGCTCCAGGGCGAccaagacgacgacgacttCGAGAGCTTCATCGAAGCGGTCGAACTGTCGCGGGCGACGTGCAGTagcgcggcgcatgcggccgctCACCGCGGAATGGGCagcaaagagaaaaaaggtGCAGGgaagggagacgcgccggcgccctaTCCGAGTCTGCTGGAGCCCGCGCTCCTGCGGGTGCTGTGGCTGATCTTCCGCAAGCAGAGCCGCAAGTTCGCGCCGCCCGGGCCTCCAGAGTCCAGCGCTGATCACCAcccggcgtctccgctcggcGCCACACCCGCAGCGCAGGCACATAAGAAAGACGAGCCGCTCCCCTCTGGCGCATCTCGCGCCTCCAAGGTCATACtcacgcgcgacgaggaggctcGCCGAGCAgagggcgctgcagaggacgaaAGGCCGCACCGTGCCGGCGAGGGCAGGgcctcgtccgcggcgcgagaagggcgagggaCGGGGCTGAAGGCGGGCGAAGCCAAGGGCACTGACGGGCGCTACGCGGACTCGGGGAtgacggaggaagaagaagtcgcggaggcgcgggagcttgcgcgggaggcggcggcgcacgtgGGCAAGATGGTGGCGTTTCGCCGAGAGGTCTTTCCGCTTTCGGATCGCGAGACGGCGCTTGCGAAAGACCTGCAAAAGGGACTTCTCTACTGGTGCGGGCGCGACGTGGCGATGCGGCCAGTGTTGGTCCTGAACCTGTTGAAGCTGGACGCGGAGGTGATGGAGCTGAGTCGCtttctccgcctgctgctcttcgtcttcgaaTGGGGGCTGCGGTATCTGATGGTGCCAGGCAAAGTCGAGACGTGCGTCGTCCTGCTGGACTTGCGCGAAGTCTCGCTGTGGTCGCTGCCCTACTCGTGTCTGCAGACGCTGGTGCAGACGCTGACGCTGCAGTATCCCTTCCGCCTGCGGAAGATGTTTGTGCTTCACGACTCGCGCCTCATCAACGGCATGTGGAACCTCGCCAAGGCGTTCCTTACCGACGTCCAGCAAGCAAAAGTCGCCACCTTCAAAGTCGAGAAGGGCAAACAGAATCCGCAGCTCACTGAAGAACTCCTTCACCTCGTCCATCCCTCGCAACTCGAGGCCAAGTTCGGCGGTACGCGACCCAACATCGCCGACGACTTCTACCCCTtccccctcgcgccgcccgagcCCCTCCTCAGAAGATCCAAAACTGGCGCCGTCTGCAAGCAG GCTTCGGATCTCTTGACCTCCTTCGGCGTCACGTGGGACGGCGGTTGCCGCCTGCCGGTGCAGTGGAGcaccgtcgtcgccgcggcgatcCTCCGCAGTCCAGCGGTGCGGCAGCAGTCTCACCTCGTTCAtctcgcctcggcggcgtcgctcaaCTCCTggtcttccgcttctccgtcggcgctgccgtcgcgcgccgagcggtcttcgtctctcctctcggcgcgcgacgcgccggaggctgaggcgccgGAAGAGCGAAACGAGAAAAGCCAGACGCGACGATGCTAG
- a CDS encoding protein phosphatase 2C domain-containing protein (encoded by transcript BESB_072270), with the protein MLVGKRTAVGSAPLGAREPQLKRRQTEAGNCVVDYGDYRLWASCYGDKGLRKQMEDEHLLIPSLLPYQPALSPSNDFALFAVFDGHGGRQSAAFVKEALPAELAAQLLILQEEKKGKTVSEGAHDVALDGDYSDGEGAVEGELSDRDMKRIIYGACRKVDARIATEIPACRDGCTAVVALFHGRHVYIAGLGDSVAYLARRRDRTLHSIPLTEVHRHWVIEEKERIARMGGTIENGRVNGSLEVTRSFGDISLKRYGVSCIPTVKKFTLEPALDEFVLMGCDGFWNCWTASEAVALAAELWEKEIRSSKVHSRPGEPQNVCKQLVEHVLIDKKSQDNITVLLIRVARD; encoded by the exons GCAGTCGGCAGTGCGCCGCTGggagcgcgcgagccgcagctgaAACGCAGACAAACAGAGGCAGGCAACTGCGTTGTGGACTACG GGGATTACCGCTTGTGGGCTTCCTGCTACGGCGACAAAGGGTTGCGCAAGCAGATGGAAGACGAGCACCTCCTCATAccgtctctccttccttACCAGCCTGCGCTCTCCCCGTCCAACGACTTCGC ACTCTTCGCGGTCTTCGACGGCCACGGCGGCAGACAGAGTGCAGCGTTCGTCAAGGAGGCGCTTCCTGCGGAGCTCGCGGCACAGCTTCTCATCTTgcaagaggagaagaagggaaaaACCGTGTCTGAAGGTGCCCACGACGTCGCCCTCGATGGCGACTACTCCGACGGCGAGGGGGCGGTGGAGGGAGAGCTCAGCGACAGAGACATGAAGCGa ATCATTTATGGAGCGTGCCGGAAAGTCGATGCGCGCATCGCGACAGAGAttcctgcatgcagag ATGGGTGCACCGCTGTCGTCGCCTTGTTCCACGGAAGGCATGTCTACATTGCCGGCCTCGGTGACAGCGTCGCTTATCTTGCGCGTCGAAGAGACCGAACTCTCCACA GCATTCCTTTGACGGAGGTGCATCGGCATTGGGTCatcgaggagaaggagcgcatCGCGCGCATGGGCGGCACGATCGAGAACGGCCGCGTGAACGGCTCTCTGGAAGTCACACGGTCCTTTGGAGACATCTC GCTGAAACGTTACGGCGTTTCGTGCATTCCTACGGTCAAGAAGTTCACCTTGGAGCCTGCGCTGGACGAGTTCGTCTTGATGGGATGCGACGGTTTTTGGAACTGTTGgaccgcgagcgaggcggtggcgctcgctgccgagCTCTGGGAAAAG GAAATCCGATCTAGCAAGGTCCACTCGCGCcctggcgagccgcagaaCGTCTGCAAGCAGCTC GTGGAGCATGTTCTTATTGACAAGAAATCTCAG GATAACATCACAGTCTTGCTGATCAGAGTGGCGCGTGACTAG
- a CDS encoding putative SLU7 splicing factor (encoded by transcript BESB_072330) has product MTSVPSTFTSREDARKAKELEEARKAGTAEPEKDEDGNAINPHIPQYISKAPWYLNQQKPGLKHQRFVPEEKEDITLWYERGKKRDVSKPRKTKFEKGACANCGAKTHTEKDCVERPRSKKAKFTNENLCDDEEVFTDLKLSYDGKRDRYAGYDPSEYKWVIRDFELAEIERKRRKALELEKQILTLKKGKKGRKKGEREEKAMRKEADGAAAGDSDGTKKSRGRSDSGTSDSDTDSESDQDSSDEDVKQHEFDQTSAPVACSDDRFRINTKNLRIREDTAKYLLNLDSNSAFYDPKSRSMRGNPFEHLKEEDQALFKGDNFARTTGDVLKAQQLQLFAWEAYKHGAQVHFNAQPTQLEKLYQEHVDRKKDLEDQKKNALLTKYGGEEHLNADPRLLSAQTEVYVEYSRDGNIAKGRNRVLVKSKYEEDVYIGNHTSVFGSWYNMATQKWGFKCCKQTDFGADCTGKPEDAITEESLGLKARERSSGKAAQEVTPQEAETENAPAEKAAEVRIPAT; this is encoded by the exons ATGACGAGCGTTCCCTCGACGTTTACctcgcgcgaggacgcgcggaaggcgaaggagctcgaggaggcgcggaaggcgggaACTGCGGAGccggagaaggacgaggaTGGAAATGCGATCAACCCGCACATTCCGCAGTACATTAGCAAGGCGCCGTGGTACTTGAATCAGCAGAAGCCTGGGCTGAAGCATCAGCGCTTTGTgccggaggagaaggaagacatCACGCTCTGGTACGAGCGCGGCAAGAAGCGCGACGtctcgaagccgcggaaaACCAAATTCGAGaagggcgcctgcgcgaacTGCGGCGCCAAGACGCACACGGAGAAGGATTGCGtggagcggccgcggagcaAGAAAGCCAAATTCACCAACGAAAACCtctgcgacgacgaagaggtcTTCACCGACCTGAAGCTCTCGTACGACGGCAAGCGCGACAGGTACGCCGGCTACGACCCCAGCGAGTACAAGTGGGTCATTCGCGACTTTGAGCTCGCCGAGATcgagcggaagcgccgcaAGGCGCTGGAACTCGAGAAGCAGATCCTCACGCTCAAGAAGGGCAAGAAGGGCCGCAAGAAGGGCGAGCGGGAAGAGAAAGCCATGCGCaaagaggcagacggcgcggcggctggagaTTCGGACggaacgaagaagagccgcgggcggagcGACAGCGGGACGAGCGACAGCGACACAGACTCCGAGAGCGACCAGGACTCGTCCGACGAAGACGTGAAGCAGCACGAGTTTGACCAGAcctccgcgcccgtcgcctgcagcgacgacCGCTTCCGTATCAACACGAAAAACTTGCGTATTCGCGAAGACACCGCCAAGTACCTGCTCAACCTCGACTCCAACAGTGCCTTCTACGACCCCAAAAGTCGCAGTATGCGCGGAAACCCCTTCGAACACCTCAAAGAAGAAGACCAGGCGCTCTTCAAGGGCGACAACTTCGCGAGAACGACTGGAGACGTCCTCAAGGCCCAACAGCTCCAG ctcttcGCGTGGGAGGCGTACAAGCATGGCGCCCAGGTTCACTTCAACGCTCAACCGACGCAGCTGGAGAAACTCTATCAGGAGCACGTAGATAGAAAAAAG GACTTGGAAGACCAGAAGAAAAACGCTCTGCTGACCAAATACGGAGGCGAGGAACACCTGAACGCAGatccgcggctgctgtcaGCGCAAACCGAAGTCTACGTCGAGTACTCTCGCGACGGCAA CATCGCAAAGGGCCGCAACCGCGTATTGGTGAAGTCCAAGTACGAGGAAGACGTCTACATCGGCAACCACACCAGCGTGTTTGGCTCGTGGTACAACATGGCGACTCAAAAGTGGGGTTTCAAGTGTTGCAAGCAGACGGATTTCGGAGCGGACTGCACG GGAAAGCCAGAAGATGCGATCACGGAGGAGTCACTTGGCttgaaggcgagggagaggtcGAGCGGCAAAGCTGCTCAGGAAGTGACTCCTCAAGAAGCCGAGACGGAGAACGCTCCGGCAGAGAAGGCTGCAGAGGTTCGAATTCCAGCTACTTGA